The following coding sequences are from one Arthrobacter sp. PvP023 window:
- a CDS encoding ABC transporter ATP-binding protein, producing MTEPKLSIVDLTKRYAAGLEPAVDRLNMEVEEGHLVALLGPSGCGKTTTLRMVAGLMDPTAGSIVVDGKEITHTPVNKRGMGMVFQSYALFPHMNVEQNVAFGLEMRQTPKSEQKARVAAALDMVQLGHLGKRQTKELSGGQQQRIALARALVVEPTLLLLDEPLSNLDAKLRETMRTEIRSIQQRTRATTLFVTHDQDEALDMADRIAVMNGGLIEQFGSPTDVYERPRTHFVANFIGQANFLTARVGAETGRASLAGESYYKVDVEGLGQFGAVGAAGLSGSTHEMVIRPHRLTVALRPGTDQAPVAGTIERVSYTGDALAVAVRVGDQQLQAQLLTSSGDLPRAGDAAYLSWAPEDAYLLPAPASAERLAA from the coding sequence GTGACTGAACCAAAACTGTCGATCGTAGATCTGACCAAAAGATATGCAGCAGGTCTTGAACCCGCCGTCGACCGCCTGAACATGGAAGTTGAGGAGGGGCACCTGGTGGCGCTCCTCGGCCCGTCCGGCTGCGGCAAGACCACCACCCTGCGGATGGTGGCCGGCCTCATGGACCCGACGGCCGGCTCCATTGTGGTGGACGGCAAGGAAATCACCCACACACCGGTCAACAAGCGGGGGATGGGCATGGTGTTCCAGTCCTACGCCCTCTTCCCGCACATGAACGTGGAGCAAAACGTGGCCTTCGGCCTGGAAATGCGCCAGACGCCGAAATCCGAGCAAAAAGCCCGTGTTGCGGCGGCGCTCGACATGGTCCAGCTCGGCCACCTCGGAAAGCGGCAGACCAAGGAACTCTCCGGCGGCCAGCAGCAGCGCATCGCCCTGGCCCGGGCCCTCGTTGTGGAGCCCACGCTTCTCCTTCTCGATGAACCGCTGTCCAACCTGGACGCCAAGCTCCGCGAAACCATGCGCACCGAGATCAGGTCCATCCAGCAGCGCACCAGGGCCACCACGCTCTTCGTCACACACGACCAGGACGAGGCCCTGGACATGGCCGACCGGATCGCCGTGATGAACGGCGGCCTGATCGAACAGTTCGGTTCGCCCACCGACGTGTACGAACGCCCCCGCACGCACTTCGTGGCCAACTTCATCGGCCAGGCCAACTTCCTCACCGCCCGGGTGGGCGCTGAAACCGGACGGGCCAGCCTTGCCGGCGAAAGCTACTACAAGGTGGACGTCGAAGGCCTGGGCCAGTTCGGCGCCGTCGGCGCGGCGGGCCTCTCAGGTAGCACCCACGAAATGGTGATCCGCCCGCACCGGCTCACCGTGGCCCTGCGCCCCGGAACGGATCAGGCACCCGTCGCGGGAACCATCGAACGGGTGAGCTACACCGGCGATGCCCTGGCGGTGGCCGTCCGCGTGGGCGACCAGCAGCTGCAGGCACAGCTGCTGACCTCCAGCGGCGACCTGCCCCGCGCCGGGGACGCAGCGTACCTGTCATGGGCGCCCGAGGACGCCTACCTCCTGCCCGCGCCCGCGTCCGCGGAAAGGCTGGCGGCATGA
- a CDS encoding ABC transporter permease produces the protein MTLLQTPVAAEKRPDQDEGLLEKATERRNRRTYLALLLPGLLGLLVSFVFPLAYMIRMSFNKGAPDGVIVETFTLDTYIQPLTDPYYWRVTLDTFQMGVTVGILCVLVSYPVALFLARSTSKYRGLLIAIAIAPLLTSAVVRTYGWMVILGTNGLINSSLEGLGLIDTPLKLTNNMTGVTIGLVEIFMPYAILAMISGFGRLSPQLEEAAGSLGASKFKVFTRVTLPLSLPGLLTAFLLVFVLAISTFITPRLLGGGSVQVLATEIYDQTTGLLNWPFAAALSVILLVLFGLIIAVYQRLTKKIGG, from the coding sequence ATGACTCTCCTGCAAACGCCGGTTGCCGCGGAAAAGCGGCCAGACCAGGACGAGGGCCTGCTGGAAAAGGCCACCGAACGGCGCAACCGGCGCACCTACCTGGCCCTGCTCCTGCCCGGGCTCCTGGGCCTGCTGGTCAGCTTCGTGTTCCCGCTCGCCTACATGATCCGGATGTCCTTCAACAAGGGCGCCCCGGACGGCGTCATCGTGGAGACGTTCACGCTGGACACCTATATCCAGCCGCTGACCGACCCGTACTACTGGCGCGTCACCCTGGACACGTTCCAGATGGGCGTGACCGTGGGCATCCTCTGCGTCCTGGTGTCCTACCCGGTGGCCCTCTTCCTGGCCCGCAGCACCAGCAAGTACCGCGGGCTGCTCATCGCCATCGCCATCGCCCCGCTGCTGACCTCGGCCGTGGTGCGCACCTACGGATGGATGGTGATCCTCGGAACCAACGGCCTCATCAACTCCTCCCTCGAGGGCCTGGGCCTGATCGACACACCCCTGAAGCTCACCAACAACATGACCGGTGTGACCATCGGGCTGGTGGAGATCTTCATGCCCTACGCGATCCTGGCCATGATCTCCGGCTTCGGCCGGCTCAGCCCCCAGCTCGAGGAAGCAGCCGGCTCCCTGGGCGCCAGCAAGTTCAAGGTGTTCACCCGGGTCACGCTCCCGCTGAGCCTGCCCGGCCTCCTGACGGCGTTCCTGCTGGTCTTTGTGCTCGCCATCAGCACCTTCATCACCCCGCGGCTCCTGGGCGGAGGCAGCGTGCAGGTCCTGGCCACCGAAATCTACGACCAGACCACCGGCCTGCTCAACTGGCCCTTCGCCGCCGCCCTGTCCGTCATCCTGCTGGTGCTTTTCGGCCTGATCATCGCCGTTTACCAGCGCCTCACCAAAAAGATCGGAGGCTGA
- a CDS encoding aspartate transaminase, with protein sequence MPKFEPATRVSRIKSSASVAAAARVRELKAEGRRILDLTVGEPDFDTPEHIKAAAIEAITRGETKYTSVTGTPALQKAILQTLELRTGIHYTPAEITIGGGAKQVIFTAFMASLDAGDEVVVPAPYWVSYPDMVLANEGTPVVVACGEETGFKLTPEALAGALTERTKWVILNTPSNPTGAVYSAAELRALADVLAGFPHVNILTDEIYDQIYFGTGKLSSLVEVAPELKDRILAVNGVSKAYAMTGWRLGYAAGPAPLIAAINKLQSQISSCPSSVSQAAGAAALTGDQGFVQESREIYRARRDAAVAALNAIDGLSCTTPEGAFYAYVNCAGVIGKTTTDGQVIATDEDFTLYLLEAASVAVIQGSAYGLGPYFRISYATSLDVIEESIAAIDKAVQALN encoded by the coding sequence ATGCCTAAATTTGAACCTGCAACACGGGTGTCCCGCATCAAGTCTTCCGCCAGCGTGGCCGCCGCGGCCCGTGTGCGTGAGCTGAAGGCAGAAGGGCGCCGGATCCTGGACCTGACGGTCGGCGAGCCTGACTTCGACACTCCGGAGCACATCAAGGCGGCCGCCATTGAGGCGATCACCCGCGGGGAGACCAAATACACCTCCGTCACCGGAACCCCCGCCCTGCAGAAGGCGATCCTCCAGACCCTGGAGTTGCGCACCGGAATCCACTACACCCCGGCCGAGATCACCATTGGCGGCGGCGCCAAGCAGGTGATCTTCACAGCCTTCATGGCCAGCCTGGACGCCGGCGACGAAGTAGTGGTGCCCGCGCCGTACTGGGTCTCGTACCCGGACATGGTGCTCGCGAACGAGGGCACGCCCGTGGTGGTTGCCTGCGGCGAGGAGACGGGATTCAAGCTCACCCCCGAGGCGCTGGCCGGAGCCCTCACCGAGCGGACCAAATGGGTCATCCTGAACACACCGTCGAACCCCACCGGCGCCGTCTATTCCGCGGCGGAACTGCGCGCGCTCGCGGACGTCCTGGCTGGCTTCCCGCACGTGAACATCCTGACGGACGAGATCTATGACCAGATCTACTTCGGCACCGGCAAGCTCTCCAGCCTCGTGGAGGTGGCCCCGGAACTGAAGGACCGAATCCTGGCGGTCAACGGTGTGTCCAAGGCCTACGCCATGACCGGCTGGCGCCTGGGATACGCGGCCGGACCCGCCCCGCTGATCGCCGCGATCAACAAGCTCCAGTCGCAGATCTCGTCCTGCCCGTCCTCCGTCAGCCAGGCCGCCGGCGCCGCGGCGCTCACGGGCGACCAGGGTTTCGTGCAGGAAAGCCGTGAAATCTACCGCGCCCGGCGCGATGCGGCAGTCGCCGCGCTGAACGCCATCGACGGACTGTCATGCACGACGCCGGAAGGCGCCTTCTACGCGTACGTCAACTGCGCGGGCGTCATCGGGAAGACGACCACCGACGGGCAGGTCATCGCAACCGACGAGGACTTCACCCTCTACCTCCTTGAAGCGGCCTCCGTCGCCGTCATCCAGGGATCGGCCTATGGACTGGGCCCCTACTTCCGCATCTCCTACGCCACCAGCCTCGACGTCATCGAAGAGTCCATCGCGGCTATCGACAAGGCCGTCCAGGCCCTCAACTGA
- a CDS encoding GPP34 family phosphoprotein codes for MDAQTPQAEEPKATELSLPQAFLLLATNDTDGAPEVPAYILRTTVAGAILAELELLGAIGLEGKYVRATGTVPPTDFQHQLELIRHKSRPHTPKRWVSMLEGRAEVQRAYEAMASKGIVDRVGEKHLGLFKSVRYPEKDHGPEAALLKKIHDALGLKPSAATPASPPAMATPADAKPADAKPADARTTALIALLEAAGLLDKMFLEADRDVPRKLAKDYWPARAVADELRMIRMAEAEAMT; via the coding sequence ATGGACGCACAAACACCTCAGGCGGAGGAACCGAAGGCCACGGAGCTGAGCCTTCCCCAGGCTTTCCTCCTCCTGGCTACGAACGACACTGACGGCGCTCCCGAAGTGCCGGCCTACATACTCCGGACCACGGTGGCAGGGGCAATATTGGCCGAGCTGGAACTGCTCGGCGCCATCGGGCTGGAGGGGAAGTACGTGAGGGCTACCGGCACCGTGCCGCCAACGGACTTCCAGCACCAGTTGGAGCTCATTCGTCACAAATCGCGGCCTCACACTCCCAAGCGGTGGGTCTCCATGCTGGAGGGCCGGGCAGAAGTGCAGCGTGCCTATGAGGCTATGGCCTCGAAAGGCATTGTGGACCGGGTCGGCGAAAAGCACCTGGGCCTGTTCAAGTCCGTGCGGTATCCGGAGAAGGACCACGGTCCGGAGGCCGCGCTCTTGAAGAAGATCCATGACGCACTCGGACTCAAGCCGTCAGCTGCGACGCCAGCCTCGCCGCCGGCAATGGCGACGCCGGCCGATGCAAAACCGGCAGACGCCAAACCGGCAGACGCCAGGACCACAGCCCTCATCGCCCTGCTTGAGGCGGCCGGACTGCTCGACAAAATGTTCTTGGAGGCTGATCGAGACGTGCCACGAAAGCTGGCGAAGGACTACTGGCCTGCCCGTGCAGTGGCGGACGAACTGCGAATGATCAGGATGGCGGAGGCAGAGGCTATGACCTAG
- a CDS encoding 4-carboxy-4-hydroxy-2-oxoadipate aldolase/oxaloacetate decarboxylase, whose product MIHVKTTIERPEADAVSRLAKFSSATIHEAQGRKGALSSRIKPIDRSMSFCGPAVTVRCAPRDNLMLQVAIHYAEAGDVILAAAGEYEEAGTFGDVLGNAMKAKGLAGLVTDSGVRDTQDLIELGLPVFSGSVSIKGTVKETIGPINHPVVFGDEIIYPGDVLRGDADGVVVVRKDEIEDVIRLSQERDDAERELISLYQAGGTTIELCNLTEVLKAKGLLVEEA is encoded by the coding sequence GTGATCCACGTCAAGACCACCATCGAACGACCCGAAGCCGACGCAGTCAGCCGCCTCGCCAAGTTCTCGTCCGCCACCATCCACGAGGCACAGGGACGTAAGGGCGCCCTCAGCTCCAGGATCAAGCCGATCGACCGGAGCATGTCCTTCTGCGGCCCCGCCGTCACCGTGCGCTGCGCCCCCAGGGACAACCTCATGTTGCAGGTGGCCATCCACTACGCCGAGGCCGGGGACGTCATCCTGGCCGCGGCGGGGGAGTACGAGGAAGCCGGAACGTTCGGCGACGTCCTCGGCAATGCCATGAAGGCCAAGGGCCTCGCCGGCCTGGTGACCGACTCGGGCGTCCGCGACACCCAGGACCTCATCGAACTGGGACTGCCCGTCTTCTCCGGCAGCGTCTCCATCAAGGGCACCGTCAAGGAAACGATCGGCCCCATCAACCACCCCGTGGTCTTCGGCGACGAGATCATCTACCCCGGCGACGTGCTCCGCGGCGACGCGGACGGCGTGGTGGTGGTCCGGAAGGACGAGATCGAGGACGTCATCCGCCTCTCGCAGGAACGCGACGACGCCGAGCGCGAACTCATCAGCCTCTACCAGGCCGGCGGAACCACCATCGAGCTGTGCAACCTCACTGAGGTCCTCAAAGCCAAGGGCCTGCTCGTCGAAGAGGCCTAG
- a CDS encoding alpha/beta fold hydrolase — MTFTHGYADNNGLRMYYEVHGEAVPGRPPLLLIPGGGSTIGTNFSELIPLLAEHREVIAVEEEGHGRTQPTSRPLTAENSAGDILAVLGDLTVETADVLGFSAGGHTAIALALARPAAVRRLIVASTFASRDAVPDEFWDGMANATLDDMPDTYKDADRLLNPEPGHLERLFELDHRRITDFPGWSDDELGTITAPTLVVCGDRDIVTAAYADRMAGAIPCARLLVVPGGHGDYLGEQAASGGDLRTLHATVPFLLRFLDG; from the coding sequence GTGACCTTCACCCACGGCTACGCGGACAACAACGGCCTTCGCATGTATTACGAGGTCCACGGGGAGGCGGTGCCGGGCCGGCCGCCGCTGCTCCTCATCCCGGGCGGCGGCTCCACCATCGGCACGAACTTCAGCGAACTCATCCCGCTGCTGGCCGAACACCGTGAAGTTATCGCCGTGGAGGAAGAGGGCCACGGCCGCACCCAGCCCACCAGCCGCCCGCTCACTGCCGAGAACTCCGCCGGAGACATCCTCGCCGTCTTGGGCGACCTCACCGTGGAAACCGCGGACGTGCTGGGATTCAGCGCCGGCGGGCATACCGCGATCGCGCTGGCACTCGCGCGTCCCGCCGCTGTCCGGCGCCTCATCGTGGCCTCCACCTTTGCGAGCCGCGACGCGGTGCCGGACGAGTTCTGGGACGGGATGGCGAATGCCACGCTCGACGACATGCCCGACACCTACAAGGACGCCGACCGCCTGCTCAACCCCGAGCCCGGCCACCTCGAACGGCTCTTCGAGCTGGACCACCGGCGCATCACGGACTTCCCCGGTTGGTCCGACGACGAACTGGGCACCATCACCGCGCCCACGCTGGTGGTGTGCGGCGACCGGGATATCGTCACCGCCGCCTACGCCGACCGGATGGCTGGTGCCATCCCCTGCGCCCGCCTGCTGGTCGTCCCCGGCGGCCATGGCGACTACCTTGGCGAGCAGGCCGCCAGCGGCGGGGACCTGCGGACATTGCACGCCACCGTCCCGTTCCTGCTGCGGTTCCTCGACGGGTAG
- the nac gene encoding nitrogen assimilation transcriptional regulator NAC, with amino-acid sequence MDTRKLAYFVQIVDSGSITKAAAALHVAQPALSQQVSALETDLKQRLLIRSKQGVKPTAAGHTLYRHAQSILRLVEQARQDVAASGAAPSGRVSIAIAPYSMASSLTPRIISEVGRRYPEIVLHVTEIYGGVLSEAIKNGRLDMALIYEPGPIRGVQFTTMIVEDLHFVVNAGRPDVASENGEISLAEVARFGLFLPEKIHTLRQAVEAGLTSKGLTLKLVGEVESVPSLARLLRADLGATIMPKSAADALFHEEDFHVLRIVDPALQCKIALCTPDHDPLSEAASAVLLVLKEMLQEMLSNKYAR; translated from the coding sequence ATGGATACGCGGAAGCTTGCGTACTTCGTCCAGATTGTGGATTCGGGAAGCATCACCAAGGCAGCGGCGGCGCTGCATGTGGCACAGCCTGCCCTGAGCCAGCAGGTTTCGGCACTGGAAACGGACCTCAAGCAGCGGCTCCTGATCCGCAGCAAGCAGGGCGTCAAGCCCACGGCCGCGGGGCACACCTTGTACCGGCATGCCCAGTCGATCCTGCGGCTTGTGGAACAGGCGCGCCAGGACGTAGCAGCGTCGGGCGCCGCCCCGTCCGGGCGCGTGTCCATCGCGATCGCGCCCTACAGCATGGCCTCAAGCCTGACACCGAGGATCATCAGCGAGGTGGGCCGTCGCTACCCGGAAATCGTCCTGCATGTCACGGAGATCTACGGCGGTGTGCTGAGTGAGGCGATTAAGAACGGCCGGCTCGACATGGCCCTCATTTACGAACCGGGGCCTATCCGCGGCGTCCAGTTCACCACCATGATTGTTGAAGACCTGCACTTTGTGGTCAATGCCGGGAGGCCAGACGTGGCATCCGAAAACGGTGAAATCTCGCTGGCGGAAGTGGCGCGCTTCGGGCTCTTCCTGCCCGAGAAGATCCACACGCTCCGCCAGGCTGTGGAGGCCGGCCTCACCAGCAAGGGACTCACCCTCAAGCTCGTTGGTGAGGTGGAGTCCGTGCCGTCCCTGGCGCGCCTCCTGCGGGCCGACCTGGGTGCCACGATCATGCCCAAGTCAGCGGCGGACGCGCTCTTCCACGAGGAGGACTTCCACGTCCTGCGGATTGTGGATCCGGCGCTGCAGTGCAAGATCGCGCTGTGCACCCCGGATCATGATCCGCTTTCCGAGGCGGCGTCGGCGGTTCTCCTGGTGCTGAAGGAAATGCTTCAGGAAATGCTGAGCAATAAATATGCGCGATAG
- a CDS encoding LamB/YcsF family protein, producing MGPIVDLVADLGEGFGAYSMGDDAALLEVVSSANIACGFHAGDPDIMHATVAECVRRGVSIGAHPSFPDLRGFGRRAMDLTADEVRNDVVYQFGALSAFAAYHGAGVAHLAPHGRLGNLVATRADYADAVADAAARINPDLIVLAQDGELATAAAARRLPVAIVGIADRAYEADGTLVPRSRPGAVIHDPSAIVDRTVRMVCEGLISTVAGTDLPIVADTVLLHGDTPGAVQLARQVRAELESAGVTIAPLAQVLGAKVKAA from the coding sequence ATGGGACCCATCGTTGATCTCGTCGCAGATCTCGGAGAAGGCTTCGGCGCCTACTCAATGGGCGACGACGCGGCCCTGCTCGAAGTGGTTTCCAGCGCCAACATCGCCTGCGGCTTCCATGCCGGGGACCCGGACATCATGCACGCGACCGTGGCCGAATGCGTCCGCCGCGGCGTCAGCATCGGGGCGCACCCGAGCTTCCCCGACCTCCGCGGCTTCGGCCGCCGCGCCATGGACCTGACCGCGGACGAGGTCCGCAACGACGTCGTCTACCAGTTCGGCGCACTGAGCGCCTTCGCCGCCTATCACGGCGCCGGCGTCGCCCACCTTGCACCGCACGGCCGCCTCGGGAACCTCGTGGCCACCCGCGCCGACTACGCCGACGCAGTGGCCGACGCCGCCGCCCGCATCAACCCGGACCTCATCGTCCTGGCCCAGGACGGCGAGCTGGCCACCGCGGCGGCCGCGCGTCGGCTCCCGGTGGCCATCGTGGGCATCGCAGACCGCGCCTACGAGGCGGACGGCACACTGGTGCCGCGCAGCCGCCCCGGCGCCGTCATCCATGATCCTTCAGCCATCGTGGACCGCACCGTCCGGATGGTCTGCGAAGGGCTTATTTCGACCGTCGCAGGCACCGACCTGCCCATCGTCGCCGACACGGTCCTGTTGCACGGAGACACCCCCGGCGCGGTGCAGCTGGCCCGGCAGGTACGCGCCGAACTCGAAAGTGCCGGAGTGACCATTGCTCCGCTGGCACAGGTCCTCGGCGCCAAAGTGAAGGCCGCCTGA
- a CDS encoding ABC transporter substrate-binding protein — MRATIKGKITAVAALSAAALVLSGCGGGAGAASNDSATSGEVNLIAYSGVWQDQYTAAVIEPFKAKYPDIKINYASKRSSAEMLSALQGQKNNPATDVAIMDNSVSTTGNKQGLFEKVDAAGVPNLANVPEKFRDKDGYGPVAMLDAVGLVYDTATFPKAPESWDVLWDPAYAGKINVNAPPSLLGLSLTAITAKMAGEDYTKGIDAAVTRLKEMAPGVQTFAPNPDEYQNVITGQTVLGLGQNARGQFYSDQSNKKMGVTFPKEGTVYQINTINVVKDAPHSAAAKTFVDYALSAEAQTAFAKALFYAPSVSNAELPADVKDRVVPTDGSLNIVPLDVEFLSSARDKWTDIWKRQIITK, encoded by the coding sequence ATGCGAGCAACCATCAAAGGCAAGATCACAGCTGTGGCCGCGCTGTCCGCTGCGGCGCTGGTACTTTCCGGCTGCGGGGGCGGCGCCGGAGCAGCCAGCAACGACAGCGCCACGTCAGGCGAAGTGAACCTGATCGCCTACTCGGGCGTATGGCAGGACCAGTACACCGCCGCAGTCATCGAGCCCTTCAAAGCCAAGTATCCGGACATCAAGATCAACTACGCCTCCAAGCGGTCCTCGGCTGAGATGCTCAGCGCCCTGCAGGGCCAGAAGAACAACCCGGCGACCGACGTCGCCATCATGGACAACTCCGTTTCCACCACCGGCAACAAGCAGGGCCTCTTCGAGAAGGTGGACGCCGCCGGCGTCCCGAACCTCGCCAACGTCCCGGAAAAGTTCCGCGACAAGGACGGGTACGGCCCGGTGGCCATGCTCGACGCCGTGGGCCTGGTCTACGACACTGCCACCTTCCCGAAGGCTCCCGAGAGCTGGGACGTGCTGTGGGACCCCGCGTACGCCGGAAAGATCAACGTCAACGCCCCGCCGTCGCTGCTGGGCCTGTCCCTGACGGCCATCACCGCCAAAATGGCGGGGGAGGACTACACCAAGGGCATTGACGCCGCAGTGACCCGCCTCAAGGAGATGGCCCCGGGCGTGCAGACCTTCGCGCCCAACCCGGACGAATACCAGAACGTCATCACTGGCCAGACCGTCCTCGGCCTCGGCCAGAATGCCCGCGGCCAGTTCTACAGCGACCAGAGCAACAAGAAGATGGGCGTCACCTTCCCGAAGGAGGGCACCGTCTACCAGATCAACACCATCAACGTGGTGAAGGATGCGCCGCACTCCGCCGCAGCCAAGACGTTCGTGGACTACGCCCTGTCCGCAGAGGCGCAGACCGCGTTCGCCAAAGCACTCTTCTACGCCCCCTCCGTCAGCAATGCAGAACTGCCGGCAGACGTGAAAGACCGTGTGGTCCCCACGGACGGGTCACTGAACATCGTCCCGCTGGATGTGGAATTCCTGTCCTCCGCCCGGGACAAGTGGACCGACATCTGGAAGCGCCAGATCATCACCAAGTAA
- a CDS encoding allophanate hydrolase subunit 1 — protein sequence MAATPTPTPVEVYESGDAALRVVASSPDTEANWTTVHALAEWLEEAGADGVHGAVPTYDSLLVEFDPGVTSARQVRAFVLMGLRQLDFIGAPSRAPRTFEVPVVYGGEYGPDLERVAAHEQLSIQEVIALHTAKSYVIRCLGAPAGSPMMDGPDFPLPVPRLKDPRLSVPAGAVSVAGRQAVIAPAAAPGGWCVIGQTPLAVLDAASEPLVPYVPGDVVRFHQIQPEEFASFAGRKLEAAR from the coding sequence ATGGCAGCCACCCCAACCCCAACTCCGGTGGAGGTTTACGAATCAGGGGACGCCGCACTGCGCGTCGTCGCTTCGTCCCCGGACACGGAAGCCAACTGGACCACCGTGCATGCCCTCGCCGAATGGCTTGAGGAAGCCGGCGCCGACGGCGTCCACGGCGCTGTGCCGACGTACGACTCACTGCTCGTGGAATTCGACCCCGGGGTCACCTCGGCACGCCAGGTCCGAGCCTTTGTACTGATGGGCCTGCGCCAGCTTGATTTCATCGGTGCGCCGTCCCGGGCTCCCCGCACGTTCGAGGTCCCCGTGGTCTACGGCGGAGAGTACGGTCCGGACCTGGAGCGGGTTGCCGCCCATGAGCAGCTGTCGATCCAGGAGGTCATTGCCCTCCATACGGCCAAGTCCTACGTGATCCGCTGCCTTGGTGCCCCGGCTGGCTCGCCCATGATGGACGGGCCCGATTTCCCGCTTCCGGTCCCGCGGCTGAAGGACCCCCGCCTGTCCGTCCCGGCAGGTGCCGTTTCCGTTGCGGGCCGTCAGGCAGTCATCGCCCCGGCGGCGGCACCCGGCGGATGGTGCGTCATCGGCCAGACACCCCTGGCCGTTCTCGACGCCGCCAGCGAACCGCTCGTCCCGTACGTTCCCGGCGACGTGGTCAGGTTCCACCAGATCCAGCCCGAAGAGTTCGCCAGCTTCGCCGGCCGGAAACTGGAGGCGGCACGATGA
- a CDS encoding ABC transporter permease has translation MSDVRIFKPRFNPAKPAFGLLVFLLYLFLLAPLLIVCVVSFASNQYLSFPPEGLTLKWYEMLPQESTFMEGMKVSLIVAVIVTLIVLALGVPAALALDRFDFKAKAAVQSFFLSPLLIPSIVLALGMVLLFGPLGLTNTYAGIIIGHVAITIPFVIRTTLMSLATTDTSCEAAARVLGADSWTVFRRVTLPIIQPGVIAGGVIAFIVSFDEAVISLFVAESGLPTLPVQVLRYVENSADAAVAALSVILILISLAVVVVVERVMGLRKALR, from the coding sequence GTGAGCGACGTCCGGATATTCAAGCCACGCTTCAACCCCGCCAAGCCGGCCTTCGGGCTGCTGGTGTTCCTGCTGTACCTGTTCCTGCTGGCACCGCTGCTGATCGTCTGCGTGGTTTCCTTCGCCTCGAACCAGTACCTGTCCTTCCCGCCGGAAGGGCTGACCCTGAAGTGGTACGAGATGCTCCCGCAGGAGAGCACGTTCATGGAGGGCATGAAGGTCAGCCTCATCGTGGCCGTCATCGTCACGCTCATTGTCCTGGCGCTGGGCGTGCCGGCCGCGCTGGCGCTGGACAGGTTCGACTTCAAGGCCAAGGCAGCCGTGCAGTCGTTCTTCCTCTCGCCGCTGCTGATTCCCAGCATCGTGCTGGCCCTGGGCATGGTGCTGCTGTTCGGTCCGCTGGGGCTGACCAACACCTACGCCGGCATCATCATCGGCCACGTGGCCATCACCATCCCGTTCGTCATCCGCACCACCCTGATGAGCCTGGCCACCACCGACACGTCCTGTGAAGCGGCCGCACGCGTCCTCGGTGCAGACTCATGGACGGTCTTCCGCCGGGTGACCCTGCCCATCATCCAGCCGGGCGTAATTGCCGGCGGTGTCATTGCGTTCATCGTCTCCTTCGATGAAGCCGTCATCTCCCTCTTCGTGGCCGAATCCGGGCTGCCCACCCTGCCGGTGCAGGTGCTCAGGTACGTGGAAAACTCGGCAGACGCCGCCGTTGCGGCCCTGTCCGTCATCCTCATCCTGATATCCCTCGCGGTAGTGGTGGTGGTGGAACGCGTCATGGGACTCCGCAAAGCCCTCCGCTGA